In the Kitasatospora terrestris genome, one interval contains:
- a CDS encoding MarR family winged helix-turn-helix transcriptional regulator codes for MRRDKELALIEREMMLLSRHQVLATARTSSGPDSLERSAYTLLSRIETEGPLTIGQLAEAFGLDTSTVNRQTAAMLRSGLVERIPDPDGGMARKLQITAEGLRRLRQDRDWSIEGLSRVVTDWTADDLAAFAEALERFNRDIEKLQGRPWPRT; via the coding sequence ATGCGGCGCGACAAGGAACTCGCCCTGATCGAGCGGGAGATGATGCTCCTCAGCCGCCACCAGGTGCTCGCCACCGCCCGCACCTCCAGCGGCCCCGACAGCCTGGAGCGCAGCGCCTACACGCTGCTCAGCCGGATCGAGACCGAGGGCCCCCTGACCATCGGCCAACTCGCCGAGGCCTTCGGCCTGGACACCTCCACCGTCAACCGGCAGACCGCCGCGATGCTCCGCTCCGGCCTGGTCGAGCGGATCCCCGATCCGGACGGCGGAATGGCCCGCAAGCTGCAGATCACCGCCGAGGGGCTGCGCCGTCTGCGCCAGGACCGCGACTGGTCGATCGAAGGCCTGTCCAGGGTCGTCACCGACTGGACGGCCGACGACCTGGCCGCCTTCGCCGAGGCGCTGGAACGCTTCAACCGGGACATCGAGAAGCTCCAGGGCCGCCCCTGGCCGCGCACCTGA
- a CDS encoding MFS transporter gives MSQARTGPVVGVLAGAGIVVSLMQTLVVPLIPELPDLLHTSAANASWAITATLLAGAVATPVLGRLGDMYGKRRILLVSLTLLVIGSLICGFSDALAPMVIGRALQGVGAGVIPLGISIMRDELPPQKLGSSMALMSSSLGIGGAFGLPLSAVIAQHASWHALFWISAALGALVAAAVVVLVPESPVRSGGRFDTVGAIGLTIGLVALLLAISKGSDWGWGSSGTLGMLAAAVIVLPVWGWWELRTEQPLVDLRTSARRQVLMTNLASVVVGFAMYAMSLVSPQLLQMPTATGYGLGRSMVAAGLWMAPAGLVMMLISPFSAKLSKAKGPKVSLLVGTVIIAAGYLAALGLMGHAWGVLVFSCLISGGIAFAYAAMPALIMGAVPVSETAAANGLNTLMRSIGTSSSSAVIGVVLAHMTVDFHGHALPSESGFRTAFMIGAGAAVTAALVTLAIPGIRRAKATGQAQPQDGAPPAVVEGAAAK, from the coding sequence ATGAGTCAGGCACGCACCGGCCCCGTCGTCGGAGTGCTCGCCGGCGCGGGCATCGTGGTCTCGCTGATGCAGACCCTGGTCGTCCCGCTGATCCCCGAACTGCCCGACCTGCTGCACACTTCGGCGGCCAACGCGTCCTGGGCGATCACCGCCACCCTGCTGGCCGGCGCCGTCGCCACCCCGGTGCTCGGCCGACTCGGCGACATGTACGGCAAGCGCCGGATCCTGCTGGTCAGCCTCACCCTGCTGGTGATCGGCTCGCTGATCTGCGGCTTCAGCGACGCGCTCGCCCCGATGGTGATCGGCCGGGCCCTGCAGGGCGTCGGCGCGGGCGTCATCCCGCTCGGCATCAGCATCATGCGCGACGAGCTGCCCCCGCAGAAGCTCGGCTCCTCGATGGCGCTGATGAGCTCCTCGCTCGGCATCGGCGGCGCGTTCGGTCTGCCGCTGTCCGCCGTCATCGCCCAGCACGCCAGCTGGCACGCGCTGTTCTGGATCTCCGCCGCGCTCGGTGCGCTGGTCGCCGCCGCCGTCGTGGTGCTCGTCCCCGAGTCCCCGGTGCGCTCCGGCGGACGCTTCGACACCGTCGGCGCGATCGGCCTCACCATCGGCCTGGTCGCCCTGCTGCTCGCCATCTCCAAGGGCAGCGACTGGGGTTGGGGTTCCTCCGGCACCCTCGGCATGCTCGCCGCCGCCGTGATCGTGCTCCCGGTCTGGGGCTGGTGGGAGCTGCGCACCGAGCAGCCGCTGGTCGACCTGCGCACCAGCGCCCGCCGCCAGGTGCTGATGACCAACCTGGCCTCCGTGGTGGTCGGCTTCGCGATGTACGCGATGAGCCTGGTCTCCCCGCAGCTGCTGCAGATGCCCACCGCCACCGGCTACGGCCTCGGCCGGTCGATGGTCGCCGCCGGCCTGTGGATGGCCCCCGCCGGCCTGGTGATGATGCTGATCTCCCCGTTCTCCGCCAAGCTCTCCAAGGCCAAGGGGCCCAAGGTCTCGCTGCTGGTCGGTACGGTGATCATCGCGGCCGGCTACCTCGCCGCGCTCGGACTGATGGGCCACGCCTGGGGCGTCCTGGTCTTCTCCTGCCTGATCAGCGGGGGCATCGCGTTCGCCTACGCGGCCATGCCCGCGCTGATCATGGGCGCCGTCCCGGTCTCCGAGACCGCCGCCGCCAACGGCCTGAACACCCTGATGCGCTCCATCGGCACCTCCAGCTCCTCCGCCGTCATCGGCGTGGTGCTGGCCCACATGACCGTCGACTTCCACGGCCACGCGCTGCCGTCCGAGAGCGGCTTCCGCACCGCTTTCATGATCGGCGCGGGCGCGGCCGTGACCGCCGCCCTGGTCACCCTCGCCATCCCCGGCATCCGCCGCGCGAAGGCCACCGGGCAGGCGCAACCGCAGGACGGCGCCCCGCCGGCCGTCGTCGAGGGCGCGGCCGCCAAGTAG
- a CDS encoding IS110 family transposase — translation MIDTDDVDVFLGLDVGKGEHHGTAMTRAGKRVFDKRLPNSEPKMRAVLDKLTAKHGTVLVVVDQPASIGALPLAVARDAGCRVACLPGLTMRRIADLYPGEAKADARDAAIIADAARTMPHTLCGIELADETIAELEMIVGFDDDLAGEATRIANRLRGLLTQIHPHLERVLGPRLDHPAVLALLERFGSPAALRKAGRRRLLNIARPLAPRMFERLVEDILTAFDEQTVVVPGTEAAALIVPSLAGSLRAVLDQRKVLEKRIQELLDEHPLSKILTSMPGIGTRTGARVLIDVGDASAFPTAAHLASYAGLAPATRSSGSSIRGEQPSRRGNKQLKRAFFLAAFASLGDPASRAYYDKKIGQGKRHTQALLCLARRRVDVLFAMLRDGTFYESRPATAVS, via the coding sequence GTGATCGACACCGACGACGTGGACGTCTTCCTCGGCCTGGACGTCGGCAAGGGCGAACACCACGGAACCGCGATGACCCGGGCCGGTAAACGGGTCTTCGACAAGCGGCTGCCGAACAGCGAGCCCAAGATGCGGGCCGTGCTGGACAAGCTCACCGCGAAGCACGGCACCGTCCTGGTCGTGGTCGACCAGCCGGCCTCCATCGGCGCCCTGCCGCTCGCGGTCGCCCGGGACGCCGGCTGCCGCGTCGCCTGCCTACCCGGCCTCACGATGCGCCGCATCGCCGACCTCTACCCCGGCGAGGCCAAGGCCGACGCCCGTGACGCGGCCATCATCGCGGACGCCGCCCGCACCATGCCGCACACCCTGTGCGGTATCGAGCTCGCCGACGAGACCATCGCCGAGCTGGAGATGATCGTCGGCTTCGACGACGACCTCGCCGGCGAGGCAACCAGGATCGCCAACCGGCTGCGCGGCCTGCTCACCCAGATCCACCCGCATCTGGAGCGCGTGCTGGGGCCGCGGCTCGACCACCCCGCGGTGCTGGCCCTGCTGGAGCGGTTCGGCTCGCCGGCCGCCCTGCGCAAGGCCGGACGCCGCCGCCTGCTGAACATCGCCCGGCCGTTGGCCCCGCGCATGTTCGAGCGCCTGGTCGAGGACATCCTCACCGCGTTCGACGAGCAGACCGTCGTCGTCCCGGGCACCGAGGCAGCCGCGCTGATCGTGCCGAGTCTGGCCGGCTCGCTGCGGGCTGTCCTCGACCAGCGCAAGGTCCTGGAGAAGCGGATCCAGGAACTGCTGGACGAGCACCCCCTCTCGAAGATCCTCACCTCCATGCCCGGCATCGGAACCCGGACCGGTGCCCGGGTTCTGATCGACGTCGGCGACGCGAGCGCGTTCCCGACCGCCGCCCACCTCGCCTCCTACGCCGGGCTCGCCCCTGCGACCCGCAGTTCCGGGTCCTCCATACGCGGTGAGCAACCCTCCCGCCGGGGCAACAAGCAGCTGAAACGGGCGTTCTTCCTGGCCGCGTTCGCCTCGCTCGGCGATCCGGCCTCCCGCGCCTACTACGACAAGAAGATCGGTCAGGGGAAACGCCATACTCAGGCTCTCCTCTGCCTGGCCAGACGCCGGGTCGACGTCCTGTTCGCGATGCTCCGCGACGGGACCTTCTACGAGTCCCGGCCGGCCACAGCAGTCAGCTGA
- a CDS encoding CsbD family protein, giving the protein MSTGDKIENTGDKAKGKVKETVGKAVGNERLEAEGKADQVKGDLKQAGEHVKDAFKG; this is encoded by the coding sequence ATGAGCACCGGCGACAAGATCGAGAACACCGGCGACAAGGCCAAGGGCAAGGTCAAGGAGACCGTCGGCAAGGCCGTCGGCAACGAGCGCCTCGAGGCCGAGGGCAAGGCCGACCAGGTCAAGGGCGACCTCAAGCAGGCCGGCGAGCACGTCAAGGACGCCTTCAAGGGCTGA
- a CDS encoding anti-sigma factor antagonist (This anti-anti-sigma factor, or anti-sigma factor antagonist, belongs to a family that includes characterized members SpoIIAA, RsbV, RsfA, and RsfB.), with protein sequence MPEYALTVEVRTHPGGATVVVLAGELDYHTAPRLHRAVERTPETLPLVLDLALLSFCDSLGVAELLFAFRRTQAAGTSLALAGTTADVARLLAMTGVDRLLPRHDTVDAAVDALR encoded by the coding sequence GTGCCCGAGTACGCCCTGACCGTCGAGGTCCGCACCCACCCTGGCGGGGCAACCGTCGTGGTGCTCGCGGGCGAGCTCGACTACCACACCGCACCGCGCCTGCACCGGGCCGTCGAGCGGACCCCCGAGACGCTGCCCCTCGTGCTGGACCTCGCGCTGCTGAGCTTCTGCGACTCCCTCGGCGTGGCCGAACTGCTCTTCGCGTTCCGCCGCACCCAGGCCGCCGGCACCTCGCTCGCCCTGGCCGGCACCACGGCCGACGTCGCGCGGCTGCTCGCCATGACCGGGGTGGACCGGCTGCTGCCCCGTCACGACACCGTCGATGCCGCCGTCGACGCACTGCGGTAG
- a CDS encoding SpoIIE family protein phosphatase has product MVTTASPDAGPATVLVLDDNDTTRYIVGSWLRRSGHTVVEAVDGTQALALLDRTPAAELPEIAVVDISLPDMTGFEVCERIKRRPRTAALPVVHISATAIEASDRTQGLHRGADAYLTEPIDAAELQATVTAVLRYTRARRRAERLAARVAALHRSTLALYGAADADALVTAAALGALELGAARATAIALGADRDTLHLAHHGPDDPAARLLQAPPILLDALAHHTLGDATGTDTAPLDTDTWRSLLADHGLAGAGLPTGPTALVAARTKPGRPLLAVAVDRDAVATPDGRSLLSQLTQAAALALEAQRSQAEEHALALTLQRSFLPSRLPAVPGVELAVRYEPASARNEIGGDFYEAVDTPAGLLLAIGDVAGHSLEAAMAMGELRHALRAYAIEGHDPQTLLHRLDTLLTRLRPGVTATVCLVLITPDRRTLVVANAGHPPPLLRLPDGTTRYLTEHGILLGLNMPQPPAAEFAVPPGSTLLLVTDGLIEVPGEHLDTGLAALRETFAATPPDLDRTGDLLLSAFAGAQSDDIALLVARLH; this is encoded by the coding sequence ATCGTGACCACGGCCAGCCCGGACGCCGGACCCGCCACCGTCCTGGTGCTCGACGACAACGACACCACCCGCTACATCGTCGGCAGTTGGCTGCGCCGCTCCGGGCACACCGTGGTCGAGGCGGTCGACGGCACCCAGGCCCTCGCCCTGCTGGACCGCACCCCCGCCGCCGAACTGCCCGAGATCGCCGTGGTCGACATCAGCCTGCCCGACATGACCGGGTTCGAGGTGTGCGAGCGCATCAAACGCCGCCCCCGCACCGCGGCCCTGCCCGTCGTGCACATCTCCGCCACCGCGATCGAGGCCAGCGACCGCACCCAGGGTCTGCACCGCGGCGCCGACGCCTACCTGACCGAACCCATCGACGCGGCCGAACTCCAGGCCACCGTCACCGCCGTGCTGCGCTACACCCGGGCCCGCCGCCGCGCCGAGCGCCTCGCCGCCCGGGTCGCCGCCCTGCACCGCAGCACCCTCGCCCTGTACGGCGCCGCCGACGCCGACGCCCTGGTCACCGCGGCCGCGCTCGGCGCGCTCGAACTCGGCGCCGCCCGGGCCACCGCGATCGCCCTCGGAGCGGACCGCGACACCCTGCACCTGGCGCACCACGGCCCCGACGACCCGGCGGCGCGCCTGCTCCAAGCCCCGCCCATCCTGCTCGACGCCCTCGCCCACCACACCCTGGGCGACGCCACCGGCACCGACACCGCCCCGCTCGACACCGACACGTGGCGGTCCCTGCTGGCCGACCACGGCCTGGCCGGCGCGGGCCTGCCCACCGGGCCGACCGCCCTGGTGGCGGCCCGCACCAAACCGGGCCGGCCGCTGCTCGCCGTGGCCGTCGACCGGGACGCGGTCGCCACCCCCGACGGGCGCAGCCTGCTCTCGCAGCTCACCCAGGCCGCCGCACTCGCCCTGGAAGCCCAGCGCAGCCAGGCCGAGGAGCACGCCCTCGCGCTCACCCTGCAGCGCAGCTTCCTGCCCAGCCGGCTGCCCGCCGTCCCCGGCGTCGAACTCGCCGTCCGGTACGAACCCGCCTCGGCCCGCAACGAGATCGGCGGCGACTTCTACGAGGCCGTCGACACCCCCGCCGGCCTGCTGCTGGCGATCGGGGACGTGGCCGGCCACTCCCTGGAGGCCGCCATGGCCATGGGCGAACTGCGCCACGCGCTGCGCGCCTACGCCATCGAGGGCCACGACCCGCAGACCCTGCTGCACCGGCTGGACACCCTGCTCACCCGGCTGCGCCCCGGCGTGACCGCGACGGTGTGCCTGGTGCTGATCACCCCCGACCGCCGCACCCTCGTGGTCGCGAACGCCGGCCACCCGCCGCCGCTGCTGCGGCTGCCCGACGGCACCACCCGCTACCTGACCGAGCACGGCATCCTGCTCGGCCTGAACATGCCGCAACCACCCGCCGCCGAGTTCGCGGTGCCCCCGGGCAGCACGCTGCTCCTGGTCACCGACGGCCTGATCGAAGTGCCCGGCGAGCACCTCGACACGGGCCTGGCCGCCCTGCGGGAAACCTTCGCCGCAACCCCGCCGGACCTGGACCGGACCGGCGACCTGCTGCTGTCCGCGTTCGCCGGCGCGCAGAGCGACGACATCGCGCTGCTCGTCGCCCGCCTGCACTGA
- a CDS encoding hybrid sensor histidine kinase/response regulator: MNGPTDPPPVRLDTMPVAAVQDTFALRRSACAVADLLGADSQDAVRLATALSELGRGVLGADRLTAAFSLRPGPVPALLVTLAWQGGHQLPAEALEASARLLPTHHEHTREGGRVRVEQRLGPALDPDPDLVDRARRLLAAHTGPSALEDSREQTRDLIAALEKTRAQREELRRLNAELEETNRGVLALYSELSGELEETNRGVVALYAELDEKSRQLREASEAKSRFWANVSHELRTPVNAVVGLAELLRSDADVPADERDHRLSLIADSGRTLLALVDELLDVAKAESGTLEPHWAPLDLRAVLSHLDGTLRGQARPGVALRIGPPPPAALLGDETMLTQILRNLLSNALKFTEQGWVGLDSRVEDDPDGRRTLVLTVTDTGVGIPPDQHERVFEEFYQVKGPHQRGRRGTGLGLPYARRLTEILGGTLHLDSAPGHGTTITVRLPADPAPADGPRRELLVVVDDDAAFRDVLRPLLHEFADRVVEVGDGTTAHAAVREVRPDGIVLDLHLGEVDGYRVLAELRADPELRHIPVVVLTSASLTAADRGRLAHARAVLSKSGLTGGRIAAALSDPRPAAPRRPRPPEDGS; encoded by the coding sequence GTGAACGGACCGACCGATCCGCCGCCGGTGCGCCTGGACACCATGCCCGTCGCAGCCGTCCAGGACACCTTCGCGCTGCGCCGCAGCGCCTGCGCGGTCGCCGACCTGCTCGGCGCCGACAGCCAGGACGCCGTCCGGCTGGCCACCGCGCTGAGCGAGCTCGGCCGCGGCGTGCTCGGCGCCGACCGCCTCACCGCGGCGTTCTCCCTGCGCCCGGGGCCGGTGCCCGCCCTGCTCGTCACCCTGGCCTGGCAGGGCGGCCACCAGCTGCCCGCCGAGGCGTTGGAGGCCTCCGCGCGGCTGCTGCCCACCCACCACGAACACACCCGCGAGGGCGGCCGGGTGCGCGTCGAACAACGGCTCGGCCCGGCCCTCGACCCGGACCCGGACCTCGTCGACCGGGCGCGCCGCCTGCTCGCCGCCCACACCGGCCCGAGCGCCCTGGAGGACTCCCGGGAGCAGACCCGCGACCTGATCGCCGCGCTCGAGAAGACCCGCGCCCAGCGCGAGGAACTCCGCCGCCTCAACGCCGAGTTGGAGGAGACCAACCGGGGGGTGCTGGCGCTGTACTCGGAGCTGTCCGGGGAGCTGGAGGAGACCAACCGGGGCGTCGTCGCGCTGTACGCCGAACTCGACGAGAAGTCACGCCAGCTGCGCGAGGCCAGCGAGGCCAAGAGCAGGTTCTGGGCGAACGTCAGCCACGAGCTGCGCACCCCCGTCAACGCCGTCGTCGGCCTGGCCGAACTGCTGCGCAGCGACGCCGACGTCCCGGCCGACGAACGCGACCACCGGCTGTCGCTGATCGCCGACTCCGGCCGCACCCTGCTCGCCCTGGTGGACGAGCTGCTCGACGTCGCGAAGGCGGAGTCCGGCACGCTCGAACCGCACTGGGCGCCGCTGGACCTGCGCGCCGTGCTGAGCCACCTGGACGGCACCCTGCGCGGGCAGGCCCGCCCCGGCGTCGCCCTGCGCATCGGGCCGCCGCCGCCCGCGGCACTGCTCGGCGACGAGACGATGCTGACCCAGATCCTGCGCAACCTGCTGTCCAACGCGCTGAAGTTCACCGAGCAGGGGTGGGTGGGCCTGGACAGCCGGGTCGAGGACGACCCGGACGGCCGGCGGACCCTGGTGCTGACCGTGACCGACACCGGCGTCGGCATCCCGCCCGACCAGCACGAACGAGTCTTCGAGGAGTTCTACCAGGTGAAGGGCCCGCACCAGCGCGGCCGCCGCGGGACGGGCCTCGGCCTGCCCTACGCCCGCCGCCTGACCGAGATCCTGGGCGGCACGCTGCACCTGGACAGCGCCCCCGGGCACGGCACCACGATCACCGTCCGGCTGCCCGCCGACCCGGCCCCGGCGGACGGCCCGCGCCGCGAGCTGCTGGTCGTGGTCGACGACGACGCGGCGTTCCGGGACGTCCTGCGGCCGCTGCTGCACGAGTTCGCCGACCGGGTCGTCGAGGTCGGGGACGGCACGACCGCGCACGCCGCGGTCCGCGAGGTCCGGCCGGACGGGATCGTCCTCGACCTGCACCTCGGGGAGGTCGACGGCTACCGGGTCCTCGCCGAGCTGCGGGCCGACCCCGAACTGCGGCACATCCCGGTGGTCGTCCTGACCTCCGCCTCGCTCACCGCCGCCGACCGCGGCCGACTGGCGCACGCCCGCGCCGTGCTGTCCAAGTCCGGCCTCACCGGCGGCCGGATCGCCGCCGCCCTGTCCGACCCCCGCCCGGCCGCACCGCGCCGGCCGCGCCCACCCGAGGACGGATCGTGA
- a CDS encoding ATP-binding SpoIIE family protein phosphatase, whose product MGPLTSPLTEGEDTVWFRHSDSLPAAARSAARQLARRIGLLPERVAEVELAVSEAATNLRRHAVDGAMVLRVVRTDAEAALEFVTVDSGPGMADVPAALADGYSSALSLGIGLGAVSRLADAFDLHSLPGRGTVLTARFWNRTPAGRAAVAGGEPVAAGLTRPMSGQELCGDAWATRPVGPAPAGPLPGGPDPHRPATTAARLDWSVLTNRTHRTHPSPGPGRADAAGAFLLMFCDGLGHGPLAARAASDAVAAFHRSTAYLPEQVLSDLHLALRTGRGGAVAVALVEPAAARLTFCGVGNVSAFLVDTATGARRSLPSAPGIVGHQLRAPHTVRQELPPGSAVVLHSDGLTDRWKPSDVPGLFAHLPVTTAALLLREAGVRRDDAGVVVARGAW is encoded by the coding sequence GTGGGCCCGCTGACCTCCCCCCTGACGGAGGGCGAGGACACCGTGTGGTTCCGCCACTCCGACTCGCTGCCCGCCGCCGCCCGCAGCGCGGCGCGTCAGCTCGCCCGCCGCATCGGCCTGCTGCCGGAGCGGGTCGCCGAAGTCGAGCTCGCCGTCAGCGAGGCCGCCACCAACCTGCGCCGGCACGCCGTCGACGGGGCGATGGTGCTGCGCGTGGTGCGCACGGACGCCGAGGCGGCGCTCGAGTTCGTCACCGTCGACAGCGGGCCCGGGATGGCGGACGTCCCCGCCGCGCTCGCCGACGGCTACTCCTCCGCCCTCAGCCTCGGCATCGGCCTGGGAGCCGTCTCCCGGCTCGCCGACGCCTTCGACCTGCACTCCCTGCCGGGCCGGGGCACCGTGCTGACCGCCCGGTTCTGGAACCGCACCCCGGCCGGCCGGGCGGCCGTCGCCGGGGGCGAGCCGGTCGCGGCCGGTCTGACCCGCCCGATGAGCGGTCAGGAACTCTGCGGCGACGCCTGGGCGACGCGCCCCGTCGGTCCCGCCCCGGCGGGGCCCCTCCCGGGCGGCCCGGACCCGCACCGCCCGGCCACGACGGCGGCGCGCCTCGACTGGTCGGTGCTGACCAACCGGACGCACCGCACCCACCCCTCCCCCGGGCCGGGCCGGGCGGACGCCGCCGGGGCCTTCCTGCTGATGTTCTGCGACGGCCTGGGCCACGGCCCGCTCGCCGCCCGGGCGGCCTCGGACGCGGTCGCCGCGTTCCACCGCAGCACCGCGTACCTGCCCGAGCAGGTGCTCTCCGACCTGCACCTGGCCCTGCGGACCGGGCGCGGCGGGGCCGTCGCCGTCGCCCTGGTCGAACCCGCCGCCGCGCGGCTCACGTTCTGCGGCGTGGGGAACGTCAGCGCCTTCCTGGTCGACACCGCGACCGGCGCCCGGCGCTCGTTGCCGTCCGCACCCGGCATCGTCGGCCACCAGCTGCGCGCGCCGCACACCGTCCGGCAGGAGCTCCCGCCCGGCAGCGCGGTCGTCCTGCACTCGGACGGGCTGACCGACCGCTGGAAGCCCTCCGACGTGCCCGGCCTGTTCGCCCACCTTCCCGTCACCACCGCCGCGCTGCTGCTGCGCGAGGCGGGGGTGCGCCGGGACGACGCCGGTGTGGTCGTCGCGAGGGGTGCCTGGTGA
- a CDS encoding anti-sigma regulatory factor — MTGQTVEDEQTVPIGSNDDVVRARQTVRTYAQQRGLSLVDQTKLVTAASELARNTLVYGGGGRMRCATVRSGARVGVHAVFEDSGPGIPDLDLALTDGWTSGGGLGLGLSGARRLVDEFELHSEPGVGTKVSVTKWAR; from the coding sequence GTGACCGGGCAGACGGTGGAGGACGAGCAGACCGTCCCGATCGGTTCCAACGACGACGTGGTCCGGGCCCGGCAGACCGTCCGGACGTACGCCCAGCAGCGCGGGCTGTCGCTGGTCGACCAGACCAAGCTGGTCACCGCGGCCAGCGAGCTCGCCCGCAACACGCTGGTCTACGGCGGTGGCGGCCGGATGCGCTGCGCCACCGTCCGCAGCGGGGCCCGGGTCGGCGTGCACGCCGTGTTCGAGGACAGCGGGCCGGGCATCCCCGACCTGGACCTCGCCCTCACCGACGGCTGGACCTCGGGCGGCGGCCTCGGCCTCGGCCTCAGCGGCGCCCGGCGGCTGGTCGACGAGTTCGAACTGCACAGCGAGCCCGGCGTCGGCACGAAGGTGTCGGTGACCAAGTGGGCCCGCTGA
- a CDS encoding STAS domain-containing protein produces MSDRVPVLKIGRFLLVSIQIDLEDQIVLDLQDDLAERIVETGANGVVIDITALEIVDSFVGRMLANTAAISRMLDAETVVVGMRPAVAITLVELGLSLGGVRTALTLEKGLALLERDRGARTVSP; encoded by the coding sequence GTGAGCGACCGCGTCCCCGTCCTGAAGATCGGGCGGTTCCTGCTGGTCTCGATCCAGATCGACCTGGAGGACCAGATCGTCCTGGACCTCCAGGACGACCTCGCCGAGCGCATCGTCGAAACCGGCGCGAACGGCGTCGTCATCGACATCACCGCGCTGGAGATCGTCGACTCCTTCGTCGGCCGGATGCTCGCCAACACCGCCGCCATCTCCCGCATGCTGGACGCGGAGACCGTGGTCGTCGGCATGCGTCCGGCGGTGGCCATCACCCTGGTCGAACTGGGGCTCTCGCTGGGCGGGGTGCGCACCGCGCTCACCTTGGAGAAGGGCCTGGCGCTGCTCGAACGCGACCGCGGCGCCCGTACGGTCAGCCCGTGA
- a CDS encoding STAS domain-containing protein has protein sequence MAVEHGSERLVELLTRDDAVQDQWVTAVAATLGGRISRAELERELTDFFQALVHALGTGGLDWQDEAYSEVRALLVELSRNRARHGFTPSETAISVFACKDVLAPTTDSTAADITAYLQLTRLLDALGLFTIEAYARTREEIISAQAEQLLELSTPVVKLWEGVVAVPLVGTLDSVRTQVVMEKLLQSLVDSESEHAIIDITGVPAVDTEVAQHLLKTVVAARLMGAECTISGIRPQIAQTLVALGVQFGDIVTKATLADALRHVLDRTGNAAPAGGPR, from the coding sequence ATGGCGGTGGAGCATGGGTCGGAGCGGCTCGTCGAGCTGCTGACCCGGGACGACGCGGTGCAGGACCAGTGGGTGACGGCCGTGGCGGCGACCCTGGGCGGCCGGATCAGCCGCGCGGAGCTGGAGCGCGAGCTGACCGACTTCTTCCAGGCCCTGGTCCACGCCCTGGGCACGGGCGGCCTGGACTGGCAGGACGAGGCCTACTCCGAGGTGCGGGCGCTGCTCGTGGAGCTCTCCCGCAACCGGGCCAGGCACGGCTTCACGCCGAGCGAGACGGCCATCAGCGTCTTCGCCTGCAAGGACGTCCTGGCGCCCACCACGGACAGCACCGCCGCGGACATCACGGCCTACCTCCAGCTGACCCGGCTGCTCGACGCGCTCGGCCTGTTCACCATCGAGGCCTACGCCCGGACCCGGGAGGAGATCATCAGCGCCCAGGCCGAGCAGCTGCTCGAACTGTCCACCCCCGTGGTCAAACTGTGGGAGGGCGTGGTCGCCGTCCCGCTGGTGGGAACCCTCGACTCGGTGCGCACCCAGGTCGTGATGGAGAAGCTCCTGCAGAGCCTGGTGGACTCGGAGTCCGAGCACGCCATCATCGACATCACCGGCGTACCCGCCGTCGACACCGAGGTCGCCCAGCACCTGCTGAAGACCGTGGTCGCCGCCCGGCTGATGGGCGCCGAGTGCACCATCTCGGGCATCCGCCCGCAGATCGCGCAGACCCTGGTGGCGCTCGGCGTCCAGTTCGGCGACATCGTCACCAAGGCCACCCTGGCCGACGCCCTGCGCCACGTGCTGGACCGCACCGGCAACGCCGCGCCCGCCGGCGGCCCCCGGTGA
- a CDS encoding ATP-binding protein, giving the protein MSRAETDPTRWCDQTAHPFPPVRTAAQARAAVAVALAGHPGACARLRGDARLAVTELVTNAIRHAGGVTGFAVRTSGGGRVLTIDVEDATDAHPRGDAANLQDPTRLGGRGWPLVLLLAASWEIHPLPGGGKRIRVTLTT; this is encoded by the coding sequence ATGTCCCGTGCCGAGACCGACCCGACACGGTGGTGCGACCAGACAGCCCACCCGTTCCCGCCGGTGCGCACCGCGGCCCAGGCCAGGGCCGCCGTCGCCGTGGCGCTCGCCGGGCATCCCGGGGCCTGCGCCCGGCTGCGCGGCGACGCCCGGCTCGCCGTCACCGAACTGGTCACCAACGCGATCCGGCACGCCGGTGGGGTCACCGGGTTCGCCGTCCGGACGAGCGGCGGCGGGCGCGTCCTGACGATCGACGTGGAGGACGCCACCGACGCCCACCCGCGGGGCGACGCCGCCAACCTGCAGGACCCCACCCGGCTGGGCGGTCGGGGCTGGCCCCTGGTCCTGCTCCTCGCCGCCTCCTGGGAGATCCACCCGCTGCCGGGCGGCGGCAAGCGCATCCGGGTCACGCTGACGACCTGA